A genomic region of Solanum dulcamara chromosome 2, daSolDulc1.2, whole genome shotgun sequence contains the following coding sequences:
- the LOC129880281 gene encoding chaperone protein dnaJ 16 isoform X1, with the protein MPGHKSKSEMGEAEKPLRRDPYEVLGVSRNSTDQEIKSAYRKLALKYHPDKNANDPKAADMFKEVTFSYNILSDPDKKRQYDSAGFEAVESESQDLELDLSSLGTVNTMFAALFSKLGVPIKTTVSATVLEEALNGSVPIQPLPLGQPLCKKVEKQSAHFYSVTITEKEAKGGLVCRVHSREKSKFKLLYFDQEENGGLSLALQEDSSKTGKVTSAGMYFLGFPVYHMDQTQTSAAATKDPDSAFFKKLDGFQPCEITELKAGTHVFAIYGDNFFKSVSYTIEVICAEPFTEEKENLRAVEAQILSKRMELSKFETEYREVLAQFTEMTSRYAQEMQAIDELLKHRNEIHASYTTLSVMKRSSSSNRSKNKGGSKAASEDGPVRDKKPSKDRTKKKKWFNIPLKVDKRKAC; encoded by the exons atgccTGGGCATAAGTCAAAATCAGAGATGGGTGAAGCAGAAAAGCCTCTAAGGAGGGACCCTTATGAGGTTTTAGGTGTTTCCAGGAATTCTACAGATCAAGAAATCAAAAGTGCTTACAGGAAATTAGCTTTGAA GTATCATCCTGACAAGAATGCAAATGACCCTAAAGCAGCAGACATGTTCAAGGAGGTCACCTTTTCATATAACATTTTATCTGATCCAGATAAAAAGCGTCAATATGACTCAGCTGGCTTTGAG GCTGTTGAGTCAGAAAGCCAAGATTTGGAGCTTGATCTTTCAAGTTTGGGAACTGTAAATACTATGTTTGCTGCACTTTTTAG TAAGCTTGGTGTACCAATTAAAACCACAGTCTCTGCAACTGTTCTAGAGGAAGCCTTAAATGGGTCAGTACCTATTCAACCACTTCCACTGGGGCAACCTTTGTGTAAGAAG GTAGAAAAGCAATCTGCTCACTTCTATTCTGTTACCATAACAGAAAAGGAAGCGAAAGGGGGCCTTGTTTGCCGAGTTCATTCACGAGAAAAAAGTAAATTCAAG CTACTGTACTTTGACCAAGAAGAAAATGGTGGTCTGAGCCTTGCATTACAG GAAGATAGTTCAAAAACAGGGAAAGTCACATCTGCCGGCATGTATTTTCTTGGTTTCCCAGTTTATCACATGGATCAAACACAGACATCA GCAGCAGCCACAAAGGATCCAGACTCGGCATTTTTCAAGAAACTGGATGGATTTCAACCATGCGAGATAACTGAGCTAAAAGCTGGCACACATGTTTTTGCAATTTATG gtgacaatttttttaaaagtgtgaGCTACACCATTGAAGTTATTTGTGCTGAACCTTTTACTGAGGAAAAAGAGAATCTTCGAGCTGTAGAAGCTCAGATTTTGTCAAAAAGGATGGAACTGTCTAAGTTCGAAACAGAATATAGGGAG GTCTTAGCACAATTTACCGAGATGACAAGTAGATATGCACAAGAGATGCAAGCT ATTGATGAGCTTCTTAAGCACCGCAATGAAATTCATGCTTCTTATACAACTCTTTCCGTGATGAAacgtagtagtagtagtaatcgAAGTAAGAACAAAGGTGGATCTAAGGCGGCCAGTGAAGATGGCCCAGTAAGAGACAAGAAGCCTTCAAAAGATCgcacaaagaagaagaaatggtTCAACATTCCCTTAAAGGTTGACAAAAGGAAAGCTTGTTAA
- the LOC129880281 gene encoding chaperone protein dnaJ 16 isoform X2: MPGHKSKSEMGEAEKPLRRDPYEVLGVSRNSTDQEIKSAYRKLALKYHPDKNANDPKAADMFKEVTFSYNILSDPDKKRQYDSAGFEAVESESQDLELDLSSLGTVNTMFAALFSKLGVPIKTTVSATVLEEALNGSVPIQPLPLGQPLCKKVEKQSAHFYSVTITEKEAKGGLVCRVHSREKSKFKLLYFDQEENGGLSLALQEDSSKTGKVTSAGMYFLGFPVYHMDQTQTSAAATKDPDSAFFKKLDGFQPCEITELKAGTHVFAIYGDNFFKSVSYTIEVICAEPFTEEKENLRAVEAQILSKRMELSKFETEYREVLAQFTEMTSRYAQEMQA; this comes from the exons atgccTGGGCATAAGTCAAAATCAGAGATGGGTGAAGCAGAAAAGCCTCTAAGGAGGGACCCTTATGAGGTTTTAGGTGTTTCCAGGAATTCTACAGATCAAGAAATCAAAAGTGCTTACAGGAAATTAGCTTTGAA GTATCATCCTGACAAGAATGCAAATGACCCTAAAGCAGCAGACATGTTCAAGGAGGTCACCTTTTCATATAACATTTTATCTGATCCAGATAAAAAGCGTCAATATGACTCAGCTGGCTTTGAG GCTGTTGAGTCAGAAAGCCAAGATTTGGAGCTTGATCTTTCAAGTTTGGGAACTGTAAATACTATGTTTGCTGCACTTTTTAG TAAGCTTGGTGTACCAATTAAAACCACAGTCTCTGCAACTGTTCTAGAGGAAGCCTTAAATGGGTCAGTACCTATTCAACCACTTCCACTGGGGCAACCTTTGTGTAAGAAG GTAGAAAAGCAATCTGCTCACTTCTATTCTGTTACCATAACAGAAAAGGAAGCGAAAGGGGGCCTTGTTTGCCGAGTTCATTCACGAGAAAAAAGTAAATTCAAG CTACTGTACTTTGACCAAGAAGAAAATGGTGGTCTGAGCCTTGCATTACAG GAAGATAGTTCAAAAACAGGGAAAGTCACATCTGCCGGCATGTATTTTCTTGGTTTCCCAGTTTATCACATGGATCAAACACAGACATCA GCAGCAGCCACAAAGGATCCAGACTCGGCATTTTTCAAGAAACTGGATGGATTTCAACCATGCGAGATAACTGAGCTAAAAGCTGGCACACATGTTTTTGCAATTTATG gtgacaatttttttaaaagtgtgaGCTACACCATTGAAGTTATTTGTGCTGAACCTTTTACTGAGGAAAAAGAGAATCTTCGAGCTGTAGAAGCTCAGATTTTGTCAAAAAGGATGGAACTGTCTAAGTTCGAAACAGAATATAGGGAG GTCTTAGCACAATTTACCGAGATGACAAGTAGATATGCACAAGAGATGCAAGCT tag
- the LOC129869914 gene encoding peroxidase 6-like, producing the protein MALPLLSILLFSTLALFSLTESKLNVDYYNKSCPQFEKIIQQIVVDKQLAAPTTAAGTLRLFFHDCMVGGCDASLLISSNSFSKAERDTDINLSLPGDAYDVVTRAKTALELQCPGIVSCADILAITTRDLITMVGGPFYQIRLGRKDSFESYAKVVEGHIARPNMTMDTIINMFASKNLNVQEMVALMGAHTIGFSHCSEFSNRLFKFSPTSEFDPSMNPTYAQALRNLCGNNTKDMAAFNDVMTPGKFDNMYYINLQKGLGLLASDQAMISHQRTKPIVELFAKDQDAFFKAFAHAMEKVSVYQVKIGKMGEVRRRCDVVNHLQVNPNKKIASYVN; encoded by the coding sequence ATGGCATTACCTCTTCTCTCAATTTTGCTTTTTTCAACTCTAGCCTTATTTTCTCTCACAGAATCCAAGCTCAATGTTGACTATTACAATAAATCATGTCCTCAATTTGAAAAAATCATCCAACAAATCGTCGTCGACAAGCAACTCGCGGCCCCCACCACCGCGGCTGGCACCCTCCGCCTCTTCTTCCATGATTGCATGGTGGGAGGATGTGACGCCTCGTTACTTATTTCCTCAAATTCCTTCTCCAAGGCCGAGCGCGACACGGATATCAACCTCTCCCTCCCGGGGGACGCCTATGACGTTGTCACACGTGCGAAGACCGCATTAGAACTCCAATGCCCTGGCATTGTTTCTTGCGCAGATATTTTAGCTATCACGACTCGTGACTTGATCACCATGGTTGGAGGTCCGTTTTACCAAATTCGCCTAGGGAGAAAAGATAGCTTTGAATCGTACGCAAAAGTTGTTGAAGGACATATTGCTAGGCCTAACATGACCATGGATACAATAATCAACATGTTTGCCTCGAAAAATTTAAATGTACAAGAAATGGTGGCATTAATGGGTGCACATACAATTGGATTCTCTCATTGTTCAGAATTTAGCAATAGATTATTCAAATTTAGTCCGACCTCGGAATTTGATCCTTCTATGAACCCTACATATGCACAAGCATTACGAAACTTGTGCGGGAATAACACGAAGGATATGGCTGCGTTCAACGACGTGATGACACCTGGTAAATTCGATAACATGTACTACATAAACTTGCAAAAGGGGCTAGGGTTATTGGCATCTGATCAAGCTATGATTTCTCACCAAAGGACAAAGCCTATTGTGGAGCTTTTTGCAAAGGATCAAGATGCATTTTTCAAGGCATTTGCacatgcaatggagaaagtgaGTGTTTATCAAGTTAAAATAGGGAAAATGGGAGAGGTGAGACGTAGATGTGATGTTGTGAATCATTTACAAGTAAATCCCAACAAGAAAATTGCTAGTtacgttaattaa